CCGCAGGCGGCGCAGTTTACGGCCGCGCTGGAAGCGGGCCGGACGCCGCCCACGCCGGCTGACTGGATCTACAAGGGCTACCGCATGACGGTGATCAGCAATGAGGAAGAGCTGGCGGCGCAGGGTGCGCTGAAGGGCGGATTGATGAAGTTCTATCCGCAGTCGGGCTTGCAGGCGGCCGGCGCGCAATATGTGCAGAACCAGGCGCCGTGGACCAGCAATGTGGTGGTCGACCGCGAGTTGATCACGGGACAGAATCCCGCCTCGGCGCCGGCCCTGGCAGACAAGCTGCTGCAGGCGCTGCGCTAAAAAAAAGCCCCGGCGGCGCCAAGGCGCGGCCGGGGAGTTACAGTGCGTGCAGCGTGGATTACACGATCGTCAGCGTGACGTCGATGTTGCCGCGCGTGGCGTTCGAGTAGGGGCACACGATGTGGGCGGCGGCGACCAGCGCTTCGGCGGCGGCGCGGTCCATGCCCGGCAGCGAGATTTTCAGTTCCACTTCGATGCCGAAGCCCGTCTCGATGGCGCCGATGCCGACGTTGCCTTCGATCGACAGGTCCGCCGGCACGGCGATCTTGTCGCGGCCGCCGACGAATTTCATGGCGCCGATGAAGCAGGCCGAGTAGCCGGCGGCGAACAGTTGTTCCGGATTGGTGCCCACGGCGCCATTGCCGCCCAGTTCTTTTGGCGTCGTCAGCTTGACGTCGAGCACATTGTCGGACGAGACGGCACGGCCTTCGCGGCCTCCGGTGGCGGTGGCTTGCGCGCGGTACAGGACTTGTTTGATCGACATGATGGTTCCTTTAGGTAGATAAATAGGTGACTACTAAATAGTGTGCTACTTGTTTCGCGGGCCGTGGCCCCAGGATGCCCGTCTGAAGAAGTAAATCCGGCGTCCATGTGTGCAATATATATCGTGCACTATTTAATTGCAAGCGATTTTATTCATGAAGTCACGACACCTGACAAAACCGTTGCGAGCGGAAGGGAGAGGTGGTCGAGACGCGGAACCGTACTTTGAGTACGGTGAGCATCGCAGGCCACCTGTACCGACGCGCAGCAGGTTTGGTCAGGTGTCTTGAACCTTTATTTTGATGCCTTTGTCGCCACTACCGGGCTTCCATCGCATAATGGCCACCGCTGCCGGGGCCGATGATTATGCTGGCCTCACTTCAATACCCAAGGAAAAATCATGACCAGCCTTTTCTTTATCCTGCGCCTCACCCTGGCCGCGATGCTCACGTACATCATCGCCACGGCGATCCTGGTCGAGAACTTTCTGCGCTATCTCTTTGGGAATACGGAAGGCTTCTTTGTCATCATCGGCGCCTTGCTGGCCTGCACCGTCGTCACGAATGCGTTTTCGCACGTGCGCCGCGTGCGCCTGATCGCCGGCGCCGTCAATGCCGCCACCCTGTCGAGCCGCCAGCGGCGCCAGATCGAGATTCCGTTCGAGGCGGGCGAGGCGTTCGACATGGTCGATGCGGCCATCCGCGAACTGCCGGGCAGCGAAGTGGTGGAAAGCGCGCGCGACAGCCTGCAGGTGCAGGCGCGCGTGCGCCGCGCGGCGCCGTACACGCATACGGGCTTGCCCCGCATGCGCGTGCTGGGTTTCCTCGAGCCGCGGCCGAATCAGATCCTCGCCACCGTCACGCCGAATGGCGAGGCGGGCAGCGTGACCCTGATCTGCGAGCCGGCGCGCAATGCGTGGACCGACTGGTTCCTCGTCGACCATGGCAGCAACCTGGAAAACGCGGAGGCGGTGACGCGGGCCATCACGCGCCGGGTGGCGCAGCGCCGCCGCGGCGAGCAGGCCGAGGCGCGCCAGACGGTGACGGAAAAGGAACTGACGGTGGCCAAACTGAGCCTGCTGCATGCGCAGGTCGAGCCGCACTTCCTGTACAACACGCTGGCCAGCGCGCAGCTCCTCACGCGCAGCGACCCCGTGCGCGCCGACGCGATGCTGGGCAACCTGATCCTGTACCTGCGCCACTCGCTGCCGCGCACGGAGCAAGCCATGTCGACCCTGGGCACGGAGCTGGAACGGGCGCGCGCCTACCTCGACATCCTGAAAATCCGCATGGGCGAGCGTCTGAACCTGCAGATCGAGGTACCGCAATACCTGCGCCAGGTGGAGCTGCCGCCGATGATGCTGCAAACCCTGGTGGAAAACGCCATCAAGCATGGCCTGGAGCCGAAAAGCGGCGGCGGTACCATCTGGATCATGGCGCGCAGCGGCAATGGCACGGTGATCGTCACGGTGGCCGACGACGGCAAGGGTTTCAGCGACGACGGCGCCGGCACGGGCATTGGCCTGCGCAATGTGCGCGAGCGCCTGCGCCTGACCTACGGCAATGCCGCCGCGTTTGCCATCGTCGCCAACTTCCCCGACGGCGTGACGGCCACCATCACGGTGCCGGACAGCACGGCGCAAGGAGTGTCGTATGCATCCGCCTGAAATGACTTGCGTCGTCGCCGAAGATGAAACCCTGCTGCGCGATGCGCTCGTGGCCCTGCTGGCCGAAGAGTGGCCGGCACTGCGCATCGTCGCCGCCTGCGACGACGGCGGCACGGCGCTCGAGGCCATCGCCACGCGCAAGCCCGACGTCGCTTTCCTCGATATCCGCATGCCGGGCCTGACGGGGCTGGAAGTGGCGGGCGGCGCGCTCGAAGCGAGTCCCGCCACGCAGGTGGTGTTTGTCACGGCCTACGACCAGTACGCGATCGACGCCTTCGACAAGGGCGCCGTCGATTATTTGTTGAAACCGGTCGCCCGCGAGCGCCTGCAGGCGACCCTGCAGCGCGTGCGGGCGCGGACCGGCAAGGCCCGGGCGGGCGACGGCGCGCTGGCCGGCCTGCTGCAGCAATTGAGCAGCGCCTTGCCGGCGGCGGCCAAGTCGCCGCCGCTGGTGTGGCTGACGGCCAGCAGCGGCAAGGATACGCGTCTGATCATGGTGGAAGACATCGCCTATTTTCAATCCGACACCAAGTACACGGCCGTCATGACGGCCGACGGCGAGGCGCTGCTGCGCAAGCCGATCCGCGAACTGCTCGACGTGCTCGACCCGGCCATTTTCAAACAGATCCACCGTTCCACCATCGTCAACATGAAGATGGTGGCGTCGGTGACGCGCGACGAGGTGGGACGGGGCGCCCTGCGCCTGAAGACGCGGCCGGAAACCCTGGCCGTGAGCCAGCCGTTCATGAGTTTGTTCCGGAATATGTAGGTCGGCTTAGCCCGCGAGGGCGTAAGCCGACATCACCACCGGCCTACTCCGCCGTCTCAAAACCTTCCAGCACGTTCACCACATTGATGCCGATTTCCTTGACCGCGTAGCCGCCTTCGAGGATGAAGGCGGTGGGCAGGTTCAGATGCGCGAGGCGTTCGCCCACGCGCAGGTAGTCGCCGCTTTGCAGCGAGAAATGCGACAGCGGGTCGCCCACGAAGGTGTCGACACCGAGCGACACCACCAGCGCGTCGGGCGCATACATATTGATGCGCAGGCAAGCCGTTTCCAGCGCGGCGAACCAGCTGGCCGTGGACGTGCCGGCCGGTAGCGGCAGATTGACGTTGTAGCCGAGCCCCGCGCCGCTGCCCGTTTCGTCGGCGTGACCGAGGTAAAACGGATATTCGCTGCGCGGGTCGGCGTGGAGCGAGGCGAACAGCACGTCGTCGCGTCCGTAAAAAATGCTCTGCGTGCCGTTGCCGTGGTGGTAATCGATGTCGAGGATGGCGACCTTGCGTGCGCCATCGTCGAGCAGGTGCTGGGCGGCCAGGGCTGCGTTGTTCAGAAAACAGTAGCCGCCAAAGAAATCGCTGCCCGCGTGGTGGCCCGGCGGGCGCGTCAGGGCAAACGTGGCCCGTTCGCCCAGGCGCAATGCGTGCGCCGCATTGACGGCGCAGTCGGCGCCCGTCTTGGCCGCCGTCCAGGTGCCGGCCGTCAGCGGCGTGCCGTTGTCCATCGAATACAGGCCCAGCTTGGCCGTGAAGTCGTCCGGTTCGATGTCGCTGCGCAGGGTGCGCACGGGCCACACGGACGGCAAGGCATCCTTGCCCCCGTTGTCGGGGTCGAGCGCCAGCCAGTCGTGCCAGGCATGGCGCAGGAAATGCAGGTAGCGGGGCGTGTGGATGCGCTCCAAGGAGGTCAGCGGCACGCCGTGCGGCGTGACGATGCGGCCCAGGTTGCGCCGCCCCAGCTCGGCCACCACCATGTCGGCCCGCTCCGGCGTCTCGAAGCAGGGCACCATGGTGCCGCGAAACATCTCGAAGCGGCCCCGGTGCTGGCCGTGCAATTCATTGTAGAAGGTCAGCATCGGGCGCCAGGCAAAAAGTCAGGCAAGGTCAGGTGTGCGAACACAGGGTGCTGGCCCGGTAGGCGGCGACGAAGTCGTCGAAGCTGCCGGCGGGCGCCGCTTCCATGGCGCGCTGCTCGGCCAGCGAGCTGGCGGCCATCGCGTCGAAATATGCGCTTTGCTCGGGGGTGGGCGGATGGGCGCGGAAAAACGCCGCATGGCGTTCGCTTTGCTGCAGGCCGAAGGCGGCGAATGAGCCGCCGTTGGCGCGCAGTTCGGCCAGTACCTTGGCCGATGGCGTCGTGTCCGGGTCGGCCAGCTTACGGGCTTGCGCGGCCAGGCTGTCCGCGTGCTGCGTGCCGCCCTGGCGCGCATCGAGCAGGGCCGCCACGGGCGCGATACGGGCCAGCAATTCCTCGCCCCAGGCTTGCAGGGTGATGTCTTCGCCATCGCGGCGCAGGCTCAGGCCCGGCTTGCGGCCTTCCTTGACGGTGCGGGCGAAATTGTTCGTGTAGCAAGCACTTTGCTCGGCAGAAATCGGCGCGCTGTCGTCGAGCGCGCAGAACAGCAAAAACGCGTCGAGGAAGCGGCCCGTTTCCAGGCTGATGCCCACTGGTTCGAACGGGTCGACATCCATGCAGCGCACTTCGATGTATTGCACGCCGCGCAGGCACAGGGCCTGGATGGGGCGTTCGCCCGTGCGGATCACGCGTTTCGGGCGGATGGTCGAATAGTATTCGTTTTCGATCTGCAGCACGTTGGTGGACAATTGGATCCACTCGCCATCCTGCTTCGTGCCCAGCGTTTCGTACGGCGGATACGGGTCGTTGACGGCGTGCGTGAGCGCGTTGACGTAATCATCGAGGCTGTTTTCGTGCGGGCGCAGGCCGGACTGGGCGTCGTTCTGGTAGCCGAGGTCGCTCATGCGCAGGCTGGTCGCGTACGGCAGGAACAGGGTATCGTCGGACAAGGTGTCGAGCTTGTGCGCGCGGCCGCGCAGGAAGCCGGCGGACAGGGCCGGCGAGGCGCCGAACAGGTACATCAACAGCCAGCTGTAGCGGCGGAAATTGCGGATCGTCGCCAGGTAGCTTTCCGACTGCACGTCTTTTGGCGTCGCGGCTGCGTGCGTGGGGCTGGCGCTGGTGTCCGGATGGCTGGCCAGCACTTGCCACAGCTGCTCGTCGAGCGAATAGTTGTAATGGATGCCGGCGATGCATTGCATGGCCTTGCCGTAGCGCAATGCCAGGCCGCGCCGGTAGACGTGCTTGAGCATGCCCATGTTCGAGCTGCCGTAGTTGGCGATCTCGATGTCCGCTTCGGGCGGCAGCTGGCAGGGCATCGACTGACTCCACAGCAACTCGTCGCCGAGGCGGCTGTAGGCGTGGCGGTGCACGGTATCGAGCTTGTCGAGCGTGACGGCGATGTCGGCTTCGGCCGGGGTGATGAATTCGAGCAGCGCTTCGGCGTAGTCGGTGGTGATTTCAGGGTGCGTCAGCGCCGAGCCCAGGGCGGCGGGGTGGGGCGTGGAAGCCAGATGGCCGGCTTGGTCGACGCGCAGGGTTTCGCGCTCGATGCCGCGCAAGCCGCCCAGCAGCGCGCGGTTGGCATCTTCGGTCAGCAATGCCAGGCGGCGAGTCAACAGGTTGGGCAATTTGAGCTTCCTTTCTTGTGCAGCATATAAATAATTTGTGCTGAGATTAACCGAATTTTGGCAAATGCGTCGGCGCCGGCCCAAAAAACGCCGCGTCGCCAGCGTCCGCCCCGGGGAACGGGGACGGCGCTTCGGTCAGGAATTCGCTTGATATTTTAACAAACTGCGGGGGGATCTGGCGCGCCGCCGGGTCAAGCTTTGCGCAGGTGGCAACGGTCAGCCCAGGCGGGCGCCGCTGACCCGTTCAATGCCGGCCAGGTCGCGCCAGCTTTGCACCTTGCTGTAGCCGGCAGCGGCCAGCAGCTCGCGCACCTGGTCAGCCTGGTCATAGCCGTGTTCCATCAGCAGCCAGGCGCCGGACGCCAGGTGGCGCGCGGCGCCGGCAACGATGGTGCGCAGGGCCGACAGGCCATCGGCATGGTCGGTCAGCGCGCCCGCCGGCTCGAAGCGCAGATCGCCTTCGGCCAGGTGGCGGTCGCCGCTGGCGATGTACGGGGGATTGGAGACGATCAGGTCGAACTTTTCCGTGCCCAGCGCTTCGAACCAATCGCTGGCCATGAAGGTGATGTTGACGCCGTTGGCGCTGGCGTTGCGGCGCGCCACGGCCAGCGCCGTGCTGCTCACGTCCAGGGCCGTGACGACGGCGTCGGGCCGCGTATGCGCCAGCGCGACGGCGATGGCGCCGCTGCCCGTGCCCATGTCGAGCACCCGTCCGCCGGGCGGCAGGCGCTCGAGCGCCAGTTCCACCAGCACTTCCGTATCGGGGCGGGGGATCAGCACGGCGTCGTTCACTTCGAACGGCAAGCCGAAAAATTCGCGCTGACCGACGATGTAGGCGATCGGTTCGCCTTGCAGACGGCGCGCCAGCAAGCCCGATAAACGTTCGGCCTCATCGGGAGTGAGCACACGCTCCGATTGCGTGATCAAGCTGACGCGCGACAGGCCCAGCGCGTGACCGAGCAGGATGCGGTTGTCGAGCGGATCGAGCAGCGGACGGATTTGCAGGGCGCCGACAGTGCTGCCGGCAGGGATCAGTGTTTCTGGCATAAATGAATGGTTATTGTTTGCGGCGCAGCAATGTCCACAACATGGTGATGGCGAAGATGGCGAACCAGATGAATGCCCATTGCGGAATCGACAGGCCGAAAAACGGCTCGCCGGCGTTTTCGCAAGCGCCATACGATTCGAACATGAAGGGCATGAGTTCGGCCGTGAAGACCTTGTTCAGCGCCGTTTCCACCGGATCGATGCCGCACGAGAAGCCGGGATTGGCCAGCACGTACAAATGCTTGGCGCCCACGCCCATGCCGCCCAGGGCCGCCAGCAAGCCGATGCCGGCGCCGATTTTCGGGCGGTTGGCGGCGGCGCCCGCCAGGCAGGCGATGCCGATGGCGAGGAACAGGTAGCGCTGGATCACGCACAGCGGGCACGGCGCCATGTTCATGGCATGCTGCAAATACATGGCCACGCCCAGCATCAGGAAACACAGGGCGGCGGTCAACAGGAGGACGGTGCGTGAATTTTTCATGGGCGACACGGTGAGGTGGATGGAATCGAGCTGGTCATTTTCGCACAAGGGCCGATTTTTATTGCTTAGCCGCTACTTAAAGCTGTCGGCTTACGCGCTGCGCGCCAAGCCGACCTACAAATTGCGGCGTAGGTTGGCGTAGGGCGGCGTAGGTCGGCTTAGCGCAGCGTAAGCCGACACAACGGAGCCAGCGTTTAGTCGCCCAGCGCCGCCAGCAACTCTGCCTGATGCTCTGCCGCCAAGGCATTCGTCAACTCCGTCAAATCCCCGTCCATGATGAAGTCGAGCTTGTACAAGGTCAGATTGATGCGGTGATCCGTCAGGCGGCCCTGCGGGAAATTATAGGTGCGGATGCGCTCGCTGCGGTCTCCCGAGCCGATCAGGCTCTTGCGCGTGGCCGCTTCCTTCGACTGCTGCTCGCGCAATTGCACGTCCTTGATGCGCGCGGCCAGCACTTTCATCGCCTGCGCCTTGTTCTTGTGCTGGCTGCGGTCATCCTGGCACTCGACCACGATGCCGGTCGGCAAGTGGGTGATGCGCACGGCCGAATCCGTCTTGTTGATGTGCTGTCCGCCCGCGCCCGAAGCGCGGTAGGTGTCGATGCGCAGGTCGGCCGGGTTGATGTTGACGTCTTCCACCTCGTCCGCTTCCGGCATTACGGCCACCGTGCAGGCGGACGTGTGGATGCGGCCCTGCGTTTCCGTGGCCGGCACGCGCTGCACGCGGTGGCCGCCCGACTCGAACTTCAGCTTCGAATACGCGCCATTGCCCACCACGCGCACGATCACTTCGCGGTAGCCGCCCAGGTCGGAGTCGGACGACGACACCAGTTCCACCTGCCAGCGGTTGCGCTCGGCAAAGCGCGTGTACATGCGCAGCAGGTCGCCGGCGAACAGGGCCGATTCATCGCCGCCCGTGCCGGCGCGAATTTCCAGGAAGATATTGCGCTCATCGTTGACGTCCTTCGGCAGCAGCATGGTCTGCAGTTCGCGCTCGAGCCGCGCCATGGTGGCCTTGGCCGCCTCGATCTCTTCCTGGGCGAATTCCTTCATGTCCGGGTCCGCCAGCATCTCTTGCGCCGTGGCGATGTCGTTGCCCGCTTCCTGGTAGGAGCGGTACAGGGCCACCAGCGGGCCCAGCTCGGCGTGCTCGCGCGTCATCTTGCGGTAGCTGTCCATGTTCGACGTGGCGTCCGGATGCATCAGCAGTTCGTCGAGTTCGACCAGGCGGTTCGCCAGTTGATCGAGTTTGGCCAGCATGGATGGTTTCATAGCGATTCGCGGTAAAAGAGTGTAGGGATGATGCAAGCCCGGCAGGCGGGCAGGGGTAGCCGCGCGCGGGCGGCCAGCGGGGCTGCGCTAACGGCGGGGGCGGAACAGTTTCGGCAGCAGGGTGACCAGCTGCTTGCGCTCGTCGCCTTGCGCATGGTGCAGCGCTTGCTGCGGGCCGTGCAGGAACTTGGCCGTCAAGCCTTTCGACAGCGCTTCGAGTACGGCGTCGATGTCGGCGCCCTTGGCCAGCATCTTGCGCGCCCGTTCCACTTCCATCAGGCGCAAGGTTTCGCTGTTTTCATGCAGATGCTGGATGACGGGCACCATGGCACGGTCGTCGACCCAGCTCATGAAGGATTGCACGCGCGTCTCGATGATGGCCTCGGCTTGCGCCACGGCCGCCTGCCGGCTTTCCAGGCCCGTCTGCACGACCTTGCCCAGGTCGTCGACCGTGTACAGGAAGACGTCGTTCAAACGGCCCACTTCCGCCTCGATGTCGCGCGGCACGGCCAGGTCGACCATGAACATGGGCTTGTGGCGGCGCGCCTTGATGGCGCGCTCGACCAGGCCCAGGCCCAGCAGCGGCAAGGACGATGCCGTGCACGAGATGACGATGTCGAACTGGTGCAGCTGCTCCGGCAGGTCGGCCAGGCGGATCGCCTTGCCGTTGAAGCGGTGCGCGAGTTCCTCGCCCCGTTCCATGGTGCGGTTGGCAATGGTGATGCTTTTCGGGTTTTGCGCCGCAAAGTGCGTGGCGCACAGTTCGATCATTTCGCCGGCGCCGATGAACAGCACGTTCTGCTCGGCGATCTTGTCGAAGATGCGCTGCGACAGGCGCACGGCGGCCGCCGCCATGGATACGCTGTGGGCGCCGATTTCCGTGCTGCTGCGCACTTCCTTGGCCACCGAAAAGCTGCGCTGGAACAACTGGTGCAGATAGGTGCCCAGGCCGCCCGCCTCGTCGGCCGTGCGGATGGCGTCCTTGATCTGCCCCAGGATCTGCGTTTCGCCCAGCACCATCGAATCGAGCCCGGAGGCGACGCGGAAGGTGTGGCGCACGGCATCGTGCTGCGGCAGCATGTACAAGTGGGGGCGCAGCTCGCTGTAGTTGAGCTGGTGGTAGTCGGCCAGGAAATGCGCACCGGCGTCGAGCGGGTTCGGCACATGGCTGGCCGCATACAGTTCGGTGCGGTTGCAGGTCGACAGGATGGCCGCTTCGTCGTTGTCGCGCAAGTCGATGCGCTGGAACCAGGTGCGCGCCGCCATCACCGCCTGGCCCAAGTGCTCAGGCGCAAACGCCAGCTGTTCGCGGAGCGACACTGGGGCGGTGGTATGGTTGAGGCCGACGGCGAGCAGTTGCATTTCAGGGCTGTTGGATGACTTATGGCGACATTATAACGCTTTGTGCCCGCGCTTTGAGCAGGTCAGCCGTTTGCCGCCGTTCAGCCGCCCAGTTTTTCCAGGCGATAACCGTAGCTGTAGACGGGCACGAGCCTGTAGCCGTGTTCCGGTTTCAGCTGCAGCTTGTTGCGCACGCGCGAGACGTGGGTATCCATGGTGCGCGAGGGCAGGGCCGTGTCGCGCTGCCACACGGCTTCGTGAATGTAGGCGCGCGACAGGGGACGGCCCAGGTTGCGGAAAAACAGCAGCGCCAGGGCGAATTCCTTGTGTGTCACGTCCAGCACTTCGCCATCGCGCAACAGGCGGCCGGGACGGGTTTCAAACGTGTAATGACCGAATTGCAAGTACTCGGCGCCATTCTGGGCCGGGTACGCCACGCGCAGCAGCGCCTGGGTGCGCAAGGTCAGTTCGCTGCGCCGCAGGGGCTTGATCATGTAGTCGTCGGCACCTGCCGTCATGCCCGCCACCACGTCGTCTTCGCCGGAACTGTTGGTCATAAACAACACGGGCGCCTTCGGCGCCAGTTTTTCCCGGGCACGGCGCAAGACTTCCGCACCGTCCAGATCGCTCACATGCCAGTCGAGGATGAGCATGTCGCAACTGTCCTTGCGCAGCTGCCCCAGCATTTCCTTGCCACTCTGAAACTCGTGGCAGGCGTGGCCGGCGGCGGTGAGCACCTGGCATATCAGTTCTGCCTGGCTATGGTCGCTATCGAGTACGGCAATTCGCATAATTGGCTGGAGTGTGTAGCAACAAACAGACGACCTGCTCTGCTTATCGTAATGTTAAGGAATGCTCAAGTGAAATATAACAGAGATTGCAACTGTGTCCAGTGAAATCGGAGGGCAGATCCTTTACGTTACACTTGTTCATCTACCCCTACTAGCGGAGAAGCGGCCATGCCAGACAAGAGCACTACCGATTGGACACTGATACCGGCCAGTCGTGCCGAAATCGAGCAAGTGCGCGAGCGTTGCCGGCGCCTGGTGCAGCGGCGCGCCATGATGTCGGCGGGCGCTTCGGCCATTCCCATTCCCGGCATCGACCTGATGTCCGACGTGGGTCTGTTTTCCATGTTGATCAACGATATCAACCACGAATTCGGCCTGACGCCCGAGCAGATCGAGCGCCTGAACCCGCAGTTCAAGATGATGGCCTACCGCGCGGCGGTGGGCATGGGAGGCATGCTGGTAGGAAAGCTGGTGTCGCGCGAACTGATCCTCCACCTGCTCAAGCGCAGTGGCGTCAAGATTGCCACCAAGCAGGTGGCGCGCTTCGTGCCGTTCGCCGGCCAAGCGGTGGCGGCAGCCATCGGCTACGCCGTGTTCCGCCAGATCGGCAACCAGCACGTGAACGCCTGCGCCGCGGTGGCGCAGGAATTGCTCACGGTCAGGCCGGAGTAAAGCTGATTCCATTATGTTGAAATCAACGTGTGCTTGATCGCGGTGGAAAATGGCAGATATGCTGTCGCTGCCAGTTCGTCTTTATATAATTCGAGGCATTGCTCGCGTGTCAAATCACCAGATTCCACTATCTCAATGAATTCCATTCCTAATTCGATGTAACCGGCGATGGCGCTGCGCCGCATTTCACGTAAGGCGCCATTAAGATTGAAAATGCGTATGGTTTCCATTGCGCGTTTTTTATCCACGGCATTTAATCCTTCGCGCACGGCTACGCTACCGTCGCTGACGAACAGGAAAAAGTGTTCAGGGTCTTCCTCGTCCGGTTTGATCAGGTCGGCAGGATCGTAAGGTGGCAGTTCATCCTTGAATTTGCCGCAATTGTCCGGTCGATTGCAGGAACCAAAAAGGTTTGTCCAGAGAAAGATTACCTTCGAATCCCTTCGGTTTTGACGAAAGTGTTCGATATGCTTCTTGTCGGTGCGCAAAGAACCTTCGCAATAGGCGCAGCGATGTTGCTGCATCTCATTAAGCCTCTCCCATATCTCGCGCTTGTCTTCGGCAGTGACGGCCTTCCAGTTGTCTCGACCATGCCGATAGTTGGACAAGCACGCCGGCGCAGCACCGCGTTGCAGCTTATGCATCATCAGCCTCGCGCAACGGTAGTTTGCGTTTGAAGGCTTGCAGGCGTATCAAGCGGTCGCACTCCAGCATTTTTGGATGGTCGGCACCAAAATGCGCGTTCAGTTCTGCACGTAGCGCCTTGCCATCAGGCTCGTCATGCAAATTCTGTTGAATTAACGCCATGTAGTGACTGAGTTGGCGCGCCGGTTCGACATCGGGGACGGGATCGATACCCATCACATTGGCCAGTACGTCCGAACTGGCCACGCCCATGGTTTGTTGGTCGATCGTATTGACCGCCATGCGCTTGCGCCCGCTTTCTTCGTCCAGCTCCCAATCCAGCCGGCGTATGCAGTGCGCGTCAATGCTGCTGAGCACTTGAGGGCTGTGGGTGGTCACGATGAACTGGATATTCGGGAATGCATTTTGCAAATCAGGCAATACGGTCTGCTGCCACTCCGGGTGCAAATGCATGTCGATTTCATCGATCATGACGATGCCATGCGTTAGCTGGGCCGCCTTGTCGCCATAATGGGTATTGAGTTTGTAGCAGCGGTAGGCAATGTCACCGACGAGCGCCAGCATGTTGCGTATGCCATCGCTGAGTTGGCTGACCTTGAGCTTGCCCTGATCAGGATGTTCCAGTACTAGATCGTCGTGTTCGGCGCTATATTCCAGCCAATGCCAGCCAGTATGCGGTTCCAGAATCACGTCGATGGCCTGTTGCACGGCGCGTACGGGGGCAAGCAAATCGTTGGCGACTTTCGCATCGGGTCCGAGTTTCTTTTCGAGATTGCGGATCTGTGCATCCCTTAGCGCCTTGAATACCCTCGTGTACCACTGGGCAAAGTCCTTATAACTTGACGAAGGTGCGAGGCAATCGCGATAGGCCCAGGTGCGGGAAAACGATGCCTGATCCACTTTATCCGATTTGCCAGCCAGCTTCTTCTGGCTCCACAATCGGCCTGTGCCGTAATATCCGAGCATCGGCAATTCGTCTGCTTCAACCTCACCATTGGCAAAGACGCGCCTTTCCAGCACCTGCGCATGGCCGTAAAGCGCTATTGCGTCGGAGAACGCATTGTTTTTTGTTTTGCTGGATCTTTTGACGCTGTCGCGGAAACGTTTCCCATGCCATTCCAGATCAGTACGATCTGGGTCATGGACCATCGGCTCAACAGTGCCAAATGACTCAATCACGCAAGGAAGACGCCATTCCATTTGATGCGCTGCGAGTTTTTCGCGAAACACATCGTCGATCTGTATGCCGGTAGTATCGAGCGACATGCTGCCCAGGTCAAAGCCGGCAAGATACGGCCACAAGGCAATCTTGATCGCATCGAGCATGGACGATTTTCCCTGACCGTTGAGTGCGACGATGACGGTCAACCGGGGATCGAAAGCGAGCTGCACATTTTCAAAGCAACGGAAATTCTGCAGAGTGATCCGTTCGATTTTCAATGTTGGCTCCAGTACTGCATAAGTGAATGTCGTCGCGGACAA
This window of the Janthinobacterium agaricidamnosum genome carries:
- a CDS encoding organic hydroperoxide resistance protein is translated as MSIKQVLYRAQATATGGREGRAVSSDNVLDVKLTTPKELGGNGAVGTNPEQLFAAGYSACFIGAMKFVGGRDKIAVPADLSIEGNVGIGAIETGFGIEVELKISLPGMDRAAAEALVAAAHIVCPYSNATRGNIDVTLTIV
- a CDS encoding histidine kinase; this encodes MTSLFFILRLTLAAMLTYIIATAILVENFLRYLFGNTEGFFVIIGALLACTVVTNAFSHVRRVRLIAGAVNAATLSSRQRRQIEIPFEAGEAFDMVDAAIRELPGSEVVESARDSLQVQARVRRAAPYTHTGLPRMRVLGFLEPRPNQILATVTPNGEAGSVTLICEPARNAWTDWFLVDHGSNLENAEAVTRAITRRVAQRRRGEQAEARQTVTEKELTVAKLSLLHAQVEPHFLYNTLASAQLLTRSDPVRADAMLGNLILYLRHSLPRTEQAMSTLGTELERARAYLDILKIRMGERLNLQIEVPQYLRQVELPPMMLQTLVENAIKHGLEPKSGGGTIWIMARSGNGTVIVTVADDGKGFSDDGAGTGIGLRNVRERLRLTYGNAAAFAIVANFPDGVTATITVPDSTAQGVSYASA
- a CDS encoding LytR/AlgR family response regulator transcription factor; protein product: MHPPEMTCVVAEDETLLRDALVALLAEEWPALRIVAACDDGGTALEAIATRKPDVAFLDIRMPGLTGLEVAGGALEASPATQVVFVTAYDQYAIDAFDKGAVDYLLKPVARERLQATLQRVRARTGKARAGDGALAGLLQQLSSALPAAAKSPPLVWLTASSGKDTRLIMVEDIAYFQSDTKYTAVMTADGEALLRKPIRELLDVLDPAIFKQIHRSTIVNMKMVASVTRDEVGRGALRLKTRPETLAVSQPFMSLFRNM
- a CDS encoding histone deacetylase family protein, with the translated sequence MLTFYNELHGQHRGRFEMFRGTMVPCFETPERADMVVAELGRRNLGRIVTPHGVPLTSLERIHTPRYLHFLRHAWHDWLALDPDNGGKDALPSVWPVRTLRSDIEPDDFTAKLGLYSMDNGTPLTAGTWTAAKTGADCAVNAAHALRLGERATFALTRPPGHHAGSDFFGGYCFLNNAALAAQHLLDDGARKVAILDIDYHHGNGTQSIFYGRDDVLFASLHADPRSEYPFYLGHADETGSGAGLGYNVNLPLPAGTSTASWFAALETACLRINMYAPDALVVSLGVDTFVGDPLSHFSLQSGDYLRVGERLAHLNLPTAFILEGGYAVKEIGINVVNVLEGFETAE
- the gshA gene encoding glutamate--cysteine ligase, yielding MPNLLTRRLALLTEDANRALLGGLRGIERETLRVDQAGHLASTPHPAALGSALTHPEITTDYAEALLEFITPAEADIAVTLDKLDTVHRHAYSRLGDELLWSQSMPCQLPPEADIEIANYGSSNMGMLKHVYRRGLALRYGKAMQCIAGIHYNYSLDEQLWQVLASHPDTSASPTHAAATPKDVQSESYLATIRNFRRYSWLLMYLFGASPALSAGFLRGRAHKLDTLSDDTLFLPYATSLRMSDLGYQNDAQSGLRPHENSLDDYVNALTHAVNDPYPPYETLGTKQDGEWIQLSTNVLQIENEYYSTIRPKRVIRTGERPIQALCLRGVQYIEVRCMDVDPFEPVGISLETGRFLDAFLLFCALDDSAPISAEQSACYTNNFARTVKEGRKPGLSLRRDGEDITLQAWGEELLARIAPVAALLDARQGGTQHADSLAAQARKLADPDTTPSAKVLAELRANGGSFAAFGLQQSERHAAFFRAHPPTPEQSAYFDAMAASSLAEQRAMEAAPAGSFDDFVAAYRASTLCSHT
- the prmC gene encoding peptide chain release factor N(5)-glutamine methyltransferase, with the translated sequence MPETLIPAGSTVGALQIRPLLDPLDNRILLGHALGLSRVSLITQSERVLTPDEAERLSGLLARRLQGEPIAYIVGQREFFGLPFEVNDAVLIPRPDTEVLVELALERLPPGGRVLDMGTGSGAIAVALAHTRPDAVVTALDVSSTALAVARRNASANGVNITFMASDWFEALGTEKFDLIVSNPPYIASGDRHLAEGDLRFEPAGALTDHADGLSALRTIVAGAARHLASGAWLLMEHGYDQADQVRELLAAAGYSKVQSWRDLAGIERVSGARLG